AAGAAAGATGCAGGTATTTTCCAAATACACACATTAATTCCATTCACACATTAATTATGCAGGTTGTATTACACTATTGATCAATTAGTATAGTCTACTGTATATCTTCAtgttataatcattatttaaatgaGTAGCAgtatttctattaaatatttgttttagcgGTTGGTGCCATGTGGACTGCAGGAGCAAATGTTGCATCACCGATCACTCCAACCTGCTGCTGTGTCGAGATGATGTGTGTGGAGGTTGCCATCGGATAGTGCTGCATCACTGGATATGTGTTCAGTACAGTGACCGTTTGCTTGCGTGCTTTGATTTCTCTACTCATCTGACACCACGAACACCAGATACAACAGCAAGTCACCATGATGTCCTCACAGATACTGCCCTGATGCAACACATACAAACAAATGATTGTTTTGTAGCCCTCTTCGATTTTGTCTTTCACTGGCAGAGGGAAAGGAAAAACTCACCCCAATATCGTATTTGTGGCGAACTGCCACCCTCATTCCAAGAGACACAGGCGGGACACATACTGGAACCCCAAAAGCCGCCATGATACCTGGGCCGAATATGTCCAGCAGAGGCAGACAGGTGCTCTCCCCAAAATTCCCAGTAGTGGTGCAGGTAAAGCAAGGGAAGCACCAGAACCCATAGCAGCCTGAGGGCCAAAAAATgctttaacactttattttaaggactaaTTCTCACTGGTTGCTTATTAGGATGCATATTTCTAGCACATTAGAACTTAGAAAGCcaatattaatgccttattctacattaccacattttagatcccttaaacACCCATAACAACTAactgttaataagcagcaaattaggaatttgtTCAGGGGGAaatcttagttaatagtgaatttctaatttaaaaaaaaaattacttatttattatgtattgtaaGGCCTTTAAGCATACTTACAAGAATTCATGTCCTCGCAACAGTCACATATTCCTGAATTCCAGCCGCTCTTTTGAGGTGTCTGCACAATCACAGTCGTCATTGTGATTCGACTTTTCGGATATGAAAGGATGACAAAGTAAGGAAACTCATTCTAgtgatatatatacattttaaactacCATCTTAATTtgaacttaaaggtgctgtagggaacttttgtaaaaaaaaaaaaaatttttttacatatttattaaacctgtcatattgtcctgacagtagaataagagacagataatctgtgaaaaaatcaagctcctctggctcctcccggtggtcctattgccatttgcaggaaatACATCGCTCtggttaagaaacaaccaatcagagctgcggtccgtaactttgtttgtgttcaaaatgtagaaaaatgtatataataagcgagtacaccatgaatacattttccaaaccgtgtttttggcttgtcatgaatcactagggtgcacctataataagtgtttatattcggactattttagattgcttcgggggtaccgcggcggagtaacccagtacctttgtgattcttcatagacataaacagagagaagtagttccggctacgatgttcttccgcaagacgcaagcagttctgtttattaaccgctagaacgtcaaaagttccctaccgcagctttaaatgtttACTGAAAATATGCACTGTGAACAGAATCttacaaaaagaaggaaaaaatatatataactcattACAAGATAATTGGAGACTTAAATCAAATTGGATAGTTTTTTTCTAGGAAAGCTTAGtttgtaaataattttgttatattttgtataatcTAATGAGTTACAGACAGTAATTGGTTATTCTTCTTTTCATATAAGTCATTCTTTTTTCATACaccaatgcatgctgggtattaTTGGAAACTATTTTGTATGTGTTGGAATGCATTCATGTCACCTTTTACCATATTCTTCACAATGAAACGTTTGTTCAAATGATCTTGTTTGGTaagttgtgtgtgtttgcgtattcgtgtatgtgtgtgtgtgtgtgtgtgtgtgtgtgtgtgtgtgtgtgtgtgtgcgttaatTCATCCTCTAAAGCAAACACAGtatctactgtaaaaaaaataaaaataataataatgtcaaaatcGATCCAAAAATCTTTGTTACCAAAAGTTTCCACTAGCTAAccaaattattttactttcagtTCAAAACCAATTATAGAGCTTTTCTCTGATGTAGTTGCCAATAATGCCTAAACCGGTTCCTCtgggtttggtttggttttcttCACAGCTTATGAGGACAGTGAATGTCCATGAATCCAGAACAAAGTTTATAAACACATCAAAACTACCAATTGCAAACAAACAAAGAGTCACAATTATTTTGAGTTGTGATCTTAGTGTAATCACTAAACCTTTCATTCAAAGAGGATTtgattaaaggtttttttttttaagtaatagtattattcaaaagaacatagaattaaaacacaattataaatagaacttgtaatttaatattacaaaacaatacaaacaaaaaaagagtcaactattcattcataaatattcaATTTTGTGTACCCTGCAGCTCTGTGTAcattctgaaaacaaaataagactatttttcatatttatcacACATACAGATGATTTACTCTTCTGTAACTAATATATCAGTGAACATAAATGGAGT
Above is a window of Carassius auratus strain Wakin chromosome 35, ASM336829v1, whole genome shotgun sequence DNA encoding:
- the LOC113054197 gene encoding placenta-specific gene 8 protein-like, which translates into the protein MTTVIVQTPQKSGWNSGICDCCEDMNSCCYGFWCFPCFTCTTTGNFGESTCLPLLDIFGPGIMAAFGVPVCVPPVSLGMRVAVRHKYDIGGSICEDIMVTCCCIWCSWCQMSREIKARKQTVTVLNTYPVMQHYPMATSTHIISTQQQVGVIGDATFAPAVHMAPTAKTNI